One Microbacterium sp. W4I20 DNA window includes the following coding sequences:
- a CDS encoding AAA family ATPase, with protein MTLGDLHESATGIDVAHAAEAERTRLRAEAADLGGPSPLVGFRDRPESGIDISKAHPGSLPQFITGKSTLLSNLFRDEVGLRTARLAAERITAKNTELRTVRGIEAVYLAVGVAHWRIGGAGFAAPVLLRPLAIRRHHSDFELKLQGAFDVNPELVRIAQDHFGMTIDAAALAALAYDGGIFKPQPVIDSLRAITRSIDTFSVEPRLVVSTFADVAGAMARDGGSLDHPVLNALAGHVGDREQVSAPRAAPHHTSPDDRAPASDNLLLDADAEQEAVLARIAAGHSLTVATLPGTGGTQTVINALGELVRGGKRVLVVSARRSTLDGVRHRLAGIGLDSLAISPASVRRDLVRAIGRNEKATAPKVGEVDDALVRLRTVLRDYRQALTAPVAGTDASVLDATRHLTRLASLPVPPSTTARLGIDALRRLAADRSDAAAALAQAARLGEFRFGPDDSPWYGVTFASTEAARAAHELAGRLHSSSVPALLERGYELIAQTHMRPFSTVDELGEYLRLLQGIRDSLDRFSPTVFERPLGELIQAHGSRRDAPGLSGANRRRLRRLAKEYVRPGVHVTEMHEALLRIQTQRTQWQRCVEAGVAPEVPLGLADVSSAWQRVEAELAELDAALGRREPLASLPVARLVRTLAGLAAKSDVFENLVERAQLRDRLALLGLGPLLAELSVRHVSESRVGDELEFAWWQSLLERALQDNRALLGANTAVVDRLERDFRLVDEAHAAMAGPLLAWQLANQWRIAIVDEPQQSQHLRRALTQPASTTAEVVSAAPTLVDVLAPVWISSPYLVPEIPDSVEFDTVLLVDAAAINLAEAAPAIRRARQIVAFGDPVTQRPTPFHIAVDPVDTWEPEVAFDDVSVFERLSELLPVMTLTRSYRAGGEDLAELINDAFYGGEIVSLPWAGSYLGRGSLTVDYVEGGTGAPDPVSGAVESPDAEVARVVTLVVEHAIHRPSESLMVVTASARHAERVRAAVTTAFAGRSDVADFVGRDTVEPFAVLTLEESVAESRDRVIFSLGFGLTKHGRVLSDFGDLSTPDGERLLTVGMTRARRSMVIVSSIRPSSFDDGRLEHGAATLMSILGGLAARSRDARLEDLADPLTLALARELRRLGASVDVDYRGLLPLVAQHDGKAVVIEPDPESRGESLRETLRLRPHVLRRLGWHYVRVHAFDLYSDPVTAATRIAAVLGISESAPRVENDTQPIDVIDTEND; from the coding sequence GTGACCCTCGGTGATCTGCACGAGTCCGCCACCGGCATCGACGTCGCGCACGCCGCGGAGGCGGAACGCACCCGGCTCCGCGCGGAAGCGGCCGATCTGGGCGGGCCCTCGCCCCTCGTCGGATTCCGGGATCGCCCCGAGTCCGGAATCGACATCTCGAAGGCGCATCCCGGCAGTCTTCCGCAGTTCATCACGGGCAAGTCGACGCTCCTCTCCAATCTGTTCCGCGACGAGGTTGGACTGCGTACCGCCCGACTCGCCGCCGAGCGCATCACGGCGAAGAACACCGAGCTGCGCACGGTCCGGGGCATCGAGGCGGTCTACCTCGCGGTCGGTGTCGCGCACTGGCGCATCGGGGGAGCGGGTTTCGCCGCCCCCGTGCTGCTGCGACCGCTGGCGATCCGGCGCCACCACTCCGACTTCGAGCTGAAGCTGCAGGGGGCGTTCGACGTCAACCCGGAACTCGTGCGCATCGCGCAGGACCACTTCGGCATGACGATCGATGCGGCAGCGCTCGCCGCCCTCGCCTACGACGGCGGCATCTTCAAGCCGCAGCCGGTGATCGACAGCCTCCGAGCCATCACGCGATCGATCGACACGTTCTCGGTGGAGCCGCGACTGGTCGTCTCGACCTTCGCGGATGTCGCCGGTGCGATGGCGCGCGACGGCGGAAGTCTCGATCACCCGGTGCTCAATGCCCTGGCTGGGCACGTGGGCGATCGTGAACAGGTCTCCGCTCCGCGCGCGGCGCCGCACCACACCTCCCCGGACGACCGTGCTCCGGCATCCGACAATCTGCTCCTCGATGCGGATGCCGAGCAGGAGGCGGTGCTCGCCCGTATCGCGGCCGGGCATTCCCTCACCGTCGCGACGCTCCCCGGCACCGGCGGAACGCAGACCGTGATCAACGCGCTCGGCGAACTCGTACGCGGGGGGAAGCGCGTGCTCGTCGTCTCCGCCCGCCGATCGACCCTCGACGGCGTGCGCCATCGGCTCGCCGGAATCGGGCTGGACAGTCTCGCGATCTCCCCGGCAAGTGTCCGTCGCGACCTCGTGCGCGCCATCGGCCGCAACGAGAAGGCGACCGCGCCCAAGGTCGGCGAGGTCGACGACGCTCTGGTGCGGTTGCGCACCGTGCTGCGGGACTACCGGCAGGCGCTCACCGCGCCGGTCGCCGGTACCGACGCCTCCGTGCTCGACGCCACCCGCCACCTCACTCGCCTCGCCTCGCTCCCGGTTCCGCCGTCGACGACCGCACGCCTCGGCATCGATGCCCTGCGGCGCCTGGCCGCCGATCGGTCGGATGCGGCGGCGGCCCTCGCCCAGGCCGCGAGGCTCGGCGAGTTCCGCTTCGGACCTGACGACTCGCCCTGGTACGGGGTGACGTTCGCGAGCACCGAGGCGGCGCGCGCGGCGCACGAGCTGGCCGGCCGGCTGCACTCCAGCAGCGTGCCGGCGCTCCTCGAGCGCGGGTACGAGCTGATCGCCCAGACGCACATGCGCCCGTTCTCGACCGTCGACGAGCTCGGCGAGTACCTGCGCCTGCTGCAGGGGATCCGCGATTCTCTCGACCGGTTCAGCCCCACCGTCTTCGAGCGCCCGCTCGGCGAACTCATCCAGGCGCACGGCTCGCGCCGGGACGCACCGGGTCTGTCCGGCGCGAATCGTCGGCGCCTGCGTCGCCTGGCGAAGGAGTATGTGCGACCAGGGGTCCACGTCACCGAGATGCACGAGGCGCTGCTGCGCATCCAGACCCAGCGCACCCAGTGGCAGCGTTGCGTCGAGGCCGGGGTCGCACCCGAGGTCCCGCTCGGACTCGCCGACGTCTCCTCGGCATGGCAGCGGGTCGAGGCCGAACTCGCCGAGCTGGATGCCGCGCTCGGTCGCCGTGAGCCGCTGGCCTCTCTGCCGGTCGCCCGGCTGGTCCGTACGCTCGCCGGCCTCGCCGCGAAGTCCGACGTCTTCGAGAACCTCGTCGAGCGCGCCCAGCTGCGCGACCGGCTCGCACTGCTCGGCCTGGGACCGCTGCTGGCGGAGCTCTCGGTGCGTCACGTGTCGGAGTCCCGGGTCGGCGATGAGCTGGAGTTCGCGTGGTGGCAGTCGCTCCTGGAGCGCGCCCTGCAGGACAATCGTGCTCTCCTCGGCGCCAACACCGCGGTCGTCGACCGCCTCGAACGGGATTTCCGACTGGTCGACGAGGCGCACGCCGCGATGGCCGGGCCATTGCTGGCGTGGCAGCTCGCGAATCAGTGGCGCATCGCCATCGTCGACGAGCCCCAGCAGTCGCAGCACCTGCGCCGGGCCCTCACCCAGCCTGCTTCGACGACCGCCGAGGTGGTGAGCGCGGCGCCGACGCTCGTCGACGTGCTCGCGCCCGTCTGGATCTCGTCGCCGTATCTGGTGCCCGAGATCCCCGACTCCGTCGAGTTCGACACGGTGCTCCTCGTCGACGCCGCGGCGATCAACCTCGCCGAGGCCGCACCCGCGATCCGTCGCGCGCGCCAGATCGTCGCGTTCGGCGACCCGGTGACGCAGCGCCCGACGCCGTTCCACATCGCCGTGGACCCGGTCGACACCTGGGAGCCCGAGGTCGCGTTCGACGATGTCTCGGTGTTCGAGCGCCTGTCCGAGCTCCTCCCGGTCATGACGCTCACGCGCAGTTACCGCGCGGGCGGCGAGGACCTCGCGGAACTCATCAACGACGCCTTCTACGGTGGCGAGATCGTCTCCCTGCCGTGGGCGGGATCGTATCTCGGCCGAGGCAGTCTCACTGTCGACTACGTCGAGGGCGGCACGGGAGCCCCCGACCCGGTCTCGGGTGCGGTGGAGAGCCCGGATGCTGAGGTGGCCCGCGTTGTCACGCTGGTCGTCGAGCACGCCATCCACCGGCCATCCGAGTCGCTCATGGTGGTCACCGCGAGCGCACGGCACGCCGAGCGCGTGCGCGCCGCCGTCACGACGGCCTTCGCCGGTCGGTCAGACGTGGCCGACTTCGTGGGCCGCGACACGGTCGAGCCCTTCGCCGTGCTCACGCTCGAGGAGTCGGTGGCGGAGAGTCGCGATCGGGTGATCTTCTCGCTCGGCTTCGGTCTCACGAAGCACGGGCGTGTGCTCAGCGACTTCGGTGACCTCTCGACACCCGACGGCGAGCGGCTGCTCACCGTCGGCATGACCCGCGCGCGTCGGTCGATGGTGATCGTGTCGTCCATCCGTCCCTCGTCCTTCGACGACGGGCGGCTCGAGCACGGGGCGGCCACGCTCATGTCGATCCTCGGCGGTCTCGCCGCGCGCAGCAGGGATGCGCGCCTGGAGGATCTCGCCGATCCGCTGACCCTCGCCCTGGCGCGGGAACTGCGCCGCCTCGGCGCGTCCGTCGATGTCGACTACCGCGGTCTGCTTCCGCTGGTCGCGCAGCATGACGGCAAGGCCGTGGTGATCGAACCCGATCCGGAATCCCGGGGGGAGTCGCTGCGCGAGACGCTGCGGCTGCGACCGCACGTGCTCCGCCGGCTCGGCTGGCACTACGTGCGCGTGCACGCGTTCGATCTGTACAGCGATCCGGTCACCGCTGCGACCCGGATCGCCGCCGTGCTCGGCATCTCCGAGTCGGCACCACGCGTCGAGAACGACACGCAGCCGATCGACGTCATCGACACCGAGAATGACTGA
- the mscL gene encoding large conductance mechanosensitive channel protein MscL, whose translation MLKGFKDFILRGNVIDLAVAVVIGGAFTAIVNSVVASIITPLVSLFFKADATGKFGPQLTSIYGDKVTFPLGELLSAIISFLAVALVVYFVFVLPMNTFKAHVEARKGTRAEAPEDEPAAATESELLVEIRDLLAKNARA comes from the coding sequence ATGCTCAAAGGATTCAAGGACTTCATCCTGCGAGGCAACGTCATCGACCTTGCCGTCGCCGTCGTCATCGGAGGTGCGTTCACGGCGATCGTGAACTCGGTGGTCGCCAGCATCATCACGCCGCTCGTCTCGCTCTTCTTCAAAGCGGATGCCACGGGCAAGTTCGGCCCTCAGCTCACGAGCATCTACGGCGACAAGGTCACCTTCCCGCTCGGCGAACTGCTCTCGGCGATCATCAGCTTCCTCGCCGTCGCGCTGGTCGTGTACTTCGTGTTCGTGCTGCCGATGAACACCTTCAAGGCGCACGTCGAGGCCCGCAAGGGCACGCGCGCGGAGGCGCCGGAGGATGAGCCGGCCGCGGCCACCGAGTCCGAGCTGCTCGTCGAGATCCGCGACCTGCTGGCGAAGAACGCCCGCGCCTGA
- a CDS encoding FmdB family zinc ribbon protein: protein MPTYAYACSSCGHKFDIVQSFSDDTLTECPECGGALRKQYGSIGVTFNGSGFYRTDSRQNTGGGKDASASSKAESTTSPKPAAASTPASS from the coding sequence ATGCCCACCTATGCCTATGCCTGCTCATCGTGCGGACACAAGTTCGACATCGTGCAGAGCTTCTCCGACGACACGCTCACCGAGTGCCCCGAGTGCGGGGGCGCGCTGCGCAAGCAGTACGGATCGATCGGGGTGACCTTCAACGGCTCCGGCTTCTACCGCACGGACTCGCGCCAGAATACTGGCGGTGGCAAGGATGCTTCGGCATCATCGAAGGCGGAGTCGACGACAAGCCCCAAGCCGGCGGCCGCATCGACTCCGGCCTCTTCCTGA
- a CDS encoding 5-formyltetrahydrofolate cyclo-ligase, whose translation MSNDVEHAKRALRAELRERRQLLSDSQRAAAASAIGERLDALIDSLGVRSISCFLSTTTEPGTREFVSRAVRRGIRVLLPVTRADGLLDWAVATADDEIAEGLYGLPEPTGEVLGPIAVNDVDLMIVPAAAVDRSGMRMGWGRGYFDKTIGSMEKCPPVYAVIYDSEILDSLPREVHDQPVNGVVTPSQTLELSPPRR comes from the coding sequence ATGTCGAACGACGTCGAACACGCCAAGCGCGCACTGCGCGCCGAACTCCGCGAACGACGTCAGCTGCTCTCCGACTCGCAGCGCGCTGCCGCGGCATCCGCGATCGGCGAGCGCCTCGACGCCCTGATCGACTCCCTCGGGGTGCGGTCGATCTCCTGCTTCCTCTCCACCACCACCGAGCCCGGCACCCGCGAGTTCGTGAGCCGCGCCGTGCGCCGCGGCATCCGCGTGCTTCTTCCCGTGACCCGCGCCGACGGCCTGCTGGACTGGGCCGTCGCCACCGCCGACGACGAGATCGCGGAGGGCCTCTACGGCCTGCCCGAGCCGACCGGCGAGGTGCTGGGGCCGATCGCGGTGAACGACGTCGATCTGATGATCGTCCCCGCCGCGGCCGTCGACCGGTCGGGGATGCGGATGGGATGGGGCCGCGGCTACTTCGACAAGACCATCGGCTCGATGGAGAAATGCCCGCCGGTGTACGCGGTCATCTATGATTCCGAGATACTCGACTCCCTGCCGCGGGAGGTGCACGACCAGCCGGTGAACGGCGTCGTCACCCCGTCGCAGACCCTGGAACTGTCGCCCCCGCGACGCTGA
- the galU gene encoding UTP--glucose-1-phosphate uridylyltransferase GalU, which produces MGEHTIKAVIPAAGLGTRFLPATKAMPKEMLPVVDKPAIQYVVEEAADAGIDDILVIIGRNKNAISNHFDSVPELEVKLMEKGDDGRLASVMKSSDLADIHFVRQGEPKGLGHAVLRARTHVGDSSFAVLLGDDLIDERDPLLTDMIAEHERSGAAVIALMEVDPASIHMYGAAAVETIEGSDNVRVTGLVEKPAQEDAPSNLAIIGRYVLPASVFEILERTEPGKGGEIQLTDALQEMAADADGPGVVGVIFRGRRYDTGDRVDYIKAIVQLASDREDLGPELRPWLKEFAERL; this is translated from the coding sequence ATGGGTGAGCACACGATCAAGGCCGTCATTCCTGCTGCAGGATTGGGGACGCGGTTCCTGCCGGCGACGAAGGCGATGCCGAAGGAGATGCTCCCGGTCGTCGACAAGCCGGCGATCCAGTATGTGGTGGAAGAAGCCGCGGACGCCGGGATCGACGACATCCTCGTCATCATCGGGCGCAACAAGAACGCGATCTCGAATCACTTCGACTCGGTCCCCGAGCTCGAGGTGAAGCTGATGGAGAAGGGTGACGACGGTCGTCTGGCCAGCGTCATGAAGTCGAGCGACCTCGCCGACATCCACTTCGTGCGTCAGGGCGAGCCCAAGGGCCTCGGCCACGCCGTGCTGCGGGCGCGCACCCACGTCGGCGACAGCTCCTTCGCGGTGCTCCTCGGCGACGACCTGATCGACGAGCGCGATCCGCTGCTCACCGACATGATCGCCGAGCACGAGCGCTCCGGCGCCGCAGTCATCGCACTGATGGAGGTCGACCCGGCCAGCATCCACATGTACGGCGCCGCCGCCGTGGAGACGATCGAAGGATCGGACAATGTCCGCGTGACCGGCCTCGTGGAGAAGCCGGCCCAGGAGGATGCTCCCTCCAACCTCGCGATCATCGGCCGCTACGTGCTGCCGGCATCCGTCTTCGAGATCCTGGAGCGCACCGAGCCCGGCAAGGGCGGCGAGATCCAGCTGACCGACGCGCTGCAGGAGATGGCGGCAGATGCCGACGGCCCCGGCGTGGTCGGCGTCATCTTCCGCGGACGCCGCTACGACACCGGCGACCGCGTCGACTACATCAAGGCGATCGTGCAGCTGGCATCGGACCGTGAGGACCTCGGTCCGGAGCTGCGTCCCTGGTTGAAGGAGTTCGCGGAACGCCTCTAG